A stretch of DNA from Actinomycetota bacterium:
TACCCTGGGAATCCCAAGGCCGCGGTCTCGCGGGCGCTCCTCTCCCTCAAGTCCTCGTGGACCCCGCCCTGCACTATCCCGAAGAGAAGCTGGTCGGGGTGGGTGCGCGCCGCCAGGGACCTGCGCGCCCATTCCAGGGTGGTCTCCACCGCCTCCTCCACCTCCCTTCTCGCGGCGGGATAGGCCACGCATTGGTCGAGGACCATGGCCACGTCGGACCCCAGCTCCTCCTGCGCCTTCACCGCGCCCTCCGGCTTGAGCAGGTGACGGCTGCCGTCGTAGATGGAGCGGAATTCGACCCCCTCCGGTTGTACGCGGAGGGTGGGAGAGAGGGAGAACACCTGGAAGCCCCCGCTGTCGGTCAGCAGAGGATACGGCCATCCCATGAAGGCATGCAGGCCGCCCATCTCCCGGATGAGCACCGTTCCCGGCCGCAGGAGCAGGTGGTAGGTATTGGCGAGGAGCATACGGTACCCCAAAGTCTCGAGCTCCCAGGGCGCCATGGCCTTGACGGTGGCGCGCGTCCCCACGGGCAGGAAGGCGGGTGTCTCCACCTCGCCGTGGGCGGTGCGCAGTAGCCCGACGCGCGCGCGGGTCGCGGCGTCGCGCTTCACCACCCGGAAGCCGATGTCCCGCTCCCCGCCTCTTTCGCCTCCAGATCTCAT
This window harbors:
- the tgt gene encoding tRNA guanosine(34) transglycosylase Tgt, coding for MRSGGERGGERDIGFRVVKRDAATRARVGLLRTAHGEVETPAFLPVGTRATVKAMAPWELETLGYRMLLANTYHLLLRPGTVLIREMGGLHAFMGWPYPLLTDSGGFQVFSLSPTLRVQPEGVEFRSIYDGSRHLLKPEGAVKAQEELGSDVAMVLDQCVAYPAARREVEEAVETTLEWARRSLAARTHPDQLLFGIVQGGVHEDLRERSARETAALGFPGYGIGGLSVGEPREVMLACLEVQVSILPEDRPRHLLGVGDPESLLEAVALGVDLFDCVLPTRMARNGVAMTREGKLNLRNARYRSDVRPLEEGCECPACGRFTRAYLRHLHTLNEILAHRLITWHNLAFMRRLMLDCRAAIEAGRMFELVREWKGWEERVPGG